The following are encoded in a window of Panulirus ornatus isolate Po-2019 chromosome 61, ASM3632096v1, whole genome shotgun sequence genomic DNA:
- the Gos28 gene encoding Golgi SNAP receptor complex member 1 translates to MSTKEEVEDVKMSFEDLRKRARQLESEIDVKLVSFSKIAASYGTSAVASSSSSNNSSSETVALLSGDQMYETISVELEQLLNALTEVNERMNSCPLGSSVATIHTLQRHRDILQDYTHEFQRTNNAIKSRREREQLLGSGRNNGKTLAGLSRRDLYLKESEHLANSEGMIDEQITIAVETRDHLKSQREAFKMIQTKVNDLSNRFPLINTLMTKINIRKRRDSLIIGTVVGLCLTFMLWWMFF, encoded by the exons ATGTCAACAAAAGAGGAAGTTGAAGACGTGAAAATGTCCTTCGAGGATTTGAGAAAACGCGCTCGACAGTTAGAGAGTGAGATAGACGTGAAGTTAGTCTCCTTCAGTAAGATAGCAGCGAGTTATGGCACCAGTGctgtggccagcagcagcagcagcaacaacagcagtagtgAGACTGTGGCTCTTCTCTCCGGAGACCAAAT GTATGAGACCATCTCTGTAGAATTGGAACAGTTGTTAAATGCCCTTACTGAAGTTAATGAAAGAATGAACAGTTGCCCTCTCGGATCATCTGTTGCCACCATACATACCTTGCAACGCCACCGTGACATTCTTCAG GATTACACACATGAATTTCAGCGTACTAACAATGCCATAAAATCAAGAAGAGAGCGTGAGCAGTTGCTTGGAAGTGGCAGAAACAATGGCAAGACTCTAGCTGGCCTTTCACGACGAGATCTGTACCTCAAAGAGAGTGAACATTTGGCGAACTCAGAAGGAATGATAGATGAACAAATTACCATTGCTGTTGAAACGAGAGATCATCTCAAGAGCCAGCGAGAAGCTTTCAAGATGATCCAAACTAAAGTGAATGATCTCTCTAACAGATTCCCTCTAATTAACACGCTCATGACAAAAATCAATATTCGTAAAAGGCGTGACAGTCTCATTATTGGCACTGTTGTGGGATTATGTCTAACTTTCATGCTTTGGTGGATGTTTTTCTAA